In a single window of the Acetivibrio clariflavus DSM 19732 genome:
- a CDS encoding ATP-binding protein → MKRRKTIGLLINDIDGSFQTYIWLMLKQAAEEMDCNLMVFEGRSLKHDDFAEKQHHIIYSFIEKGRFDGLIITSASISTYIKYEEFLQFMKKYEGIPLVSMGVVIPGALNVICDTKAGMKELIRHLIDDHGYEKILFVTGPEGNQEATERLEAYKEVLREKNLEFDENLVIQGDFVSNTGYRIMEEVANSNMEYDAIVFSNDDMALGAMKFIDHMKNSGNYSLDKKIILCGFDDSLNASKVNPPLTTVRLPLKEVCYKSVEVLLGDEIKEQTVILPSVLVKRASCGCDYKKEDEELKNINSVKMVLDYRVHENLQTYQIDELFDKLCSALKKSFIESCFIFKYLEGPIFYNEEMAFDENFKVPQRSEMVYAYYKGQRMIIEQSDRVINTAQILPERFMPEDSRFTYIVMPLFFKNEHFGYVCFEVNNNDVITFEMLRGQISNTLKGALMLLERETMGESLRESERLASLGQMIGGISHNLMTPIMSISGVAAALEDLIYEYRESIGDSSVTDEDHYEISSEMSEWVNRLKEYNSYMSNVISTVKSQAVQLNSQCNKDFTIEELVNRIKFFNNYDLLIEKSDLSIFVDVDTNIVIQGDISNIVQILDNLIKNAIQSYEGKESNHCRVELHIRRNDDNVIFIVKDYGCGIPEKIKPRLFKYMLTTKGKSGTGLSLMLSYSTIKGKFGGDIWFESKENEGTTFFIMLPINKADL, encoded by the coding sequence ATGAAAAGACGAAAGACTATAGGACTTCTTATCAATGATATAGATGGGAGCTTTCAAACTTATATTTGGTTGATGCTGAAACAAGCAGCTGAAGAAATGGATTGCAATTTGATGGTCTTTGAAGGAAGATCCTTAAAACACGATGATTTTGCCGAAAAGCAACACCATATAATCTACAGTTTTATTGAGAAAGGCAGGTTTGACGGATTAATAATAACCAGTGCTTCCATATCTACCTATATAAAGTATGAAGAGTTTCTGCAATTTATGAAAAAATACGAAGGTATTCCCTTAGTTTCTATGGGAGTTGTAATACCCGGCGCATTAAATGTAATTTGTGATACAAAAGCGGGAATGAAAGAGCTTATCAGGCATTTAATTGATGATCACGGTTATGAAAAAATACTGTTTGTGACAGGACCGGAAGGAAACCAGGAAGCAACAGAACGCCTTGAAGCATATAAAGAGGTTTTAAGGGAGAAAAACTTAGAATTTGATGAGAATTTGGTAATCCAAGGGGATTTTGTTTCAAATACAGGATACCGGATAATGGAAGAGGTTGCAAACTCAAATATGGAGTATGATGCAATTGTTTTTTCCAATGATGATATGGCTTTAGGTGCAATGAAATTTATAGATCATATGAAAAATTCCGGGAATTATTCGTTGGATAAAAAGATAATCCTCTGCGGATTTGACGACTCTCTAAACGCGAGCAAAGTAAATCCTCCTCTGACTACAGTAAGACTGCCTTTGAAGGAAGTATGTTATAAATCGGTGGAAGTGTTATTAGGCGATGAAATTAAGGAACAGACCGTTATATTGCCTTCGGTTCTTGTAAAGAGAGCATCCTGCGGATGCGATTACAAAAAGGAAGATGAGGAATTAAAAAATATTAATTCAGTGAAAATGGTATTGGATTACAGAGTCCATGAAAATTTGCAAACATACCAGATTGATGAACTGTTTGATAAATTGTGTTCTGCTTTAAAAAAGAGCTTTATTGAGAGCTGTTTTATTTTTAAATATCTTGAAGGCCCGATTTTCTATAATGAAGAAATGGCATTTGATGAAAATTTTAAAGTACCGCAAAGATCGGAAATGGTTTATGCTTATTATAAAGGGCAGAGAATGATTATAGAGCAGAGTGACAGGGTAATAAATACTGCTCAGATTCTTCCTGAGCGCTTTATGCCTGAGGATAGCAGATTTACGTATATTGTCATGCCTTTGTTTTTCAAAAATGAGCATTTCGGTTATGTATGTTTTGAAGTAAACAATAATGATGTAATTACCTTTGAAATGTTGAGAGGACAGATTAGCAATACCTTAAAAGGGGCACTCATGCTGCTGGAAAGGGAAACTATGGGAGAAAGCCTTAGGGAAAGTGAAAGATTAGCTTCACTGGGGCAGATGATAGGAGGCATATCTCATAATCTTATGACACCGATTATGTCCATTTCAGGTGTAGCTGCTGCTTTGGAAGACTTAATTTATGAATACAGGGAGTCAATTGGAGACAGTTCGGTGACTGATGAAGACCATTATGAAATCAGTTCTGAAATGTCAGAATGGGTTAATAGGTTAAAAGAATATAATTCGTACATGTCTAATGTTATATCAACCGTTAAATCCCAGGCAGTTCAGTTAAATTCACAGTGTAACAAAGATTTTACGATAGAAGAGCTTGTGAATAGAATTAAGTTTTTCAATAATTATGACCTTCTTATTGAGAAGTCAGATTTAAGCATATTTGTAGATGTCGATACAAATATTGTTATACAAGGTGATATATCCAATATAGTACAGATACTGGATAATCTAATAAAGAATGCTATTCAATCGTATGAGGGTAAAGAATCCAACCATTGCAGAGTTGAGCTTCATATACGTAGAAATGATGATAATGTAATATTCATAGTGAAAGATTATGGATGTGGAATACCTGAAAAAATTAAACCTCGTTTATTTAAGTATATGCTGACTACTAAGGGGAAAAGTGGAACAGGGTTAAGTCTTATGCTGTCCTACTCCACCATAAAGGGGAAATTTGGAGGAGATATTTGGTTTGAATCTAAGGAGAATGAAGGCACAACATTCTTTATTATGCTGCCTATAAATAAAGCAGATTTATAG
- a CDS encoding transglutaminase-like domain-containing protein produces the protein MLNFNDAGAGGGDISKSGSAGGSNKQSKASPGLKDKNSERNDDWKNRVERRRAERKDSEIFDGEFSYGEGQDSGGYGKGEFTIPENLPNVDISGENILPDIPFGSGESIQTIVLSNEKQPHTPVFEVLGYPNYPFLKVVVLENYYKNRWIAVKEEPEVVINFDANLDEKYSANSVKIKPIFPSSGYLPVLSGKFSFKYRTNVNWYKLSETYYSENVIDDFYIMDYVNSVDYHQLMYANTDDLYSYSISVPEFVEKIVDDIIEGCNSDFDIIKGVENYLLSNYYLDNKVINNYGQNDGIISFLMNKGGIGNTLDFMSAYTYLLRAAGIPCRLVIGYRINQGKPYQVVYRDQAYIYPEIKFEEYGWIPMDVFGYDPSFTPPIETVTQITSVSAEAKRGTNFTVKGTVTDLNGKLLDDMSVLIYVKSSKTENTLSYARAEVHDGKFEITCDVKHNIPAGKYQVVADLLENDLYRTSTSDPEMRITTDTRIELIDNGTVVGKSFTIEGSLIDSYSNEGVSALKINIKFPGTNIEDSVLSQTEGKFSMLVDLKEFGKLTPERNFFFVKGYNISYQLEFAGTDIFYPSSTSGSTFIWHILWARIALALLLIVSIISFPIVIRIVRTRKDETRDMLLALNGGFSKMSVLVAGDNQNLANDKELVQQINIKFPQIKNGYPDVWGVNEELIISFEDSWQNRDEKKINFDKKGTYSIKVLKGPDKITQRDIRIVNYREEVITNGKMLLKEFSKTIDINDKMTLREILFLMKSQLSTMKYMILEQVFDIMEKAVYSLNDISREDYELFYMCIQKYKSLT, from the coding sequence ATGTTAAATTTTAATGACGCCGGAGCAGGTGGAGGTGACATCAGTAAGAGCGGTTCTGCGGGGGGAAGTAACAAGCAGTCTAAGGCAAGTCCAGGCTTAAAAGATAAAAATTCTGAAAGAAACGATGATTGGAAGAACAGGGTAGAGAGGAGACGTGCTGAACGAAAGGATTCCGAAATTTTCGACGGGGAATTTTCCTATGGGGAAGGACAGGATAGTGGAGGGTACGGAAAAGGAGAATTCACTATACCTGAAAATTTACCCAATGTCGATATTTCCGGAGAGAATATATTGCCGGATATTCCGTTTGGCAGTGGAGAAAGTATTCAAACAATTGTTTTAAGTAACGAAAAGCAGCCTCATACGCCTGTATTTGAAGTGCTTGGATATCCCAATTATCCTTTTCTGAAAGTAGTGGTATTGGAGAACTATTATAAAAATCGATGGATTGCAGTAAAAGAAGAACCGGAAGTGGTAATAAATTTTGATGCAAATTTGGATGAAAAATATAGTGCCAATTCGGTTAAAATTAAACCTATTTTTCCTTCAAGCGGATATCTGCCGGTTTTATCAGGTAAATTTAGTTTTAAATATCGTACCAATGTAAACTGGTATAAGTTATCGGAAACATATTATTCGGAAAATGTTATAGACGATTTTTACATTATGGATTATGTGAATTCTGTTGATTACCATCAGCTTATGTACGCAAATACCGATGACTTATATTCTTATTCTATTTCTGTACCGGAATTTGTTGAGAAAATTGTTGATGATATTATTGAGGGCTGTAACAGTGATTTCGATATTATAAAAGGCGTAGAAAATTACCTTCTTAGCAATTATTACCTGGATAACAAAGTTATAAACAATTACGGCCAAAACGACGGTATAATATCTTTCCTGATGAATAAAGGCGGAATTGGGAATACCTTGGATTTTATGTCTGCTTATACCTATCTATTAAGGGCGGCAGGTATACCTTGCCGATTGGTAATTGGGTATAGAATAAATCAGGGAAAGCCGTATCAGGTTGTTTATAGGGACCAGGCATACATATATCCGGAAATAAAGTTTGAAGAGTATGGATGGATTCCTATGGATGTATTTGGATATGACCCGTCCTTTACACCTCCTATTGAGACGGTAACACAAATTACGTCGGTCAGTGCCGAAGCAAAAAGAGGTACCAACTTTACTGTAAAAGGAACAGTTACAGATTTGAACGGCAAATTGCTGGATGATATGTCTGTGCTTATTTATGTAAAATCGTCAAAAACCGAGAATACTCTTTCCTACGCCAGGGCTGAAGTTCATGACGGAAAGTTTGAGATTACATGCGATGTAAAACACAATATTCCTGCGGGGAAGTATCAAGTTGTTGCAGATTTACTGGAAAATGATTTGTATAGGACTTCTACCAGCGACCCTGAGATGAGAATTACTACCGATACTCGAATAGAACTTATTGATAATGGCACTGTAGTGGGCAAAAGTTTTACGATTGAGGGAAGTCTAATAGACAGTTACTCCAATGAAGGTGTCTCGGCTCTAAAAATAAATATAAAATTTCCGGGTACAAATATTGAAGATAGTGTTTTATCCCAAACAGAGGGAAAGTTTTCCATGCTGGTTGATCTAAAGGAATTTGGGAAATTGACACCGGAAAGAAACTTCTTCTTTGTAAAGGGATATAATATAAGCTATCAGCTTGAGTTTGCGGGTACAGACATTTTTTACCCTTCAAGCACTTCCGGGAGTACTTTTATTTGGCACATACTTTGGGCAAGAATTGCATTGGCTTTATTGCTTATAGTATCAATTATATCTTTTCCGATAGTTATCCGCATTGTCAGGACACGTAAAGATGAAACAAGGGATATGTTGCTTGCACTGAATGGCGGTTTTTCAAAGATGTCAGTTCTGGTTGCCGGAGATAATCAGAACTTAGCGAATGATAAGGAACTGGTGCAGCAGATAAATATTAAGTTCCCTCAGATAAAGAATGGTTATCCCGATGTATGGGGAGTTAATGAAGAATTGATTATAAGTTTTGAGGATAGTTGGCAAAATCGGGATGAGAAAAAAATTAATTTTGATAAAAAAGGGACCTATAGTATCAAAGTATTAAAAGGGCCAGATAAAATAACTCAGAGAGATATAAGGATAGTGAATTATAGGGAGGAAGTAATAACAAACGGCAAGATGCTATTAAAAGAGTTTTCGAAAACTATTGATATTAATGACAAGATGACTCTTAGAGAAATATTGTTTTTAATGAAATCACAGCTTTCAACAATGAAATATATGATTTTGGAACAGGTTTTTGATATTATGGAAAAGGCGGTTTATAGTTTGAACGATATTAGCAGAGAGGATTATGAGTTGTTTTATATGTGCATTCAGAAATATAAATCATTAACATAG
- a CDS encoding helix-turn-helix domain-containing protein yields the protein MDLSKVGNLIYNLRKEKGMTQKQMANIMNISDKTISKWERGLGCPDVSLLPELSSLLGVNIEKILLGELNPNEQFGGNMKNLKFYVCPECINIITSTGTASISCCGRKLEELEPVKVDENHALSVENSEYEWFITTNHPMTKDHYISFVAYVTGDKLLMAKQYPEWPVQLYFQKFGHGILYIYCTKHGLSYQLI from the coding sequence ATGGACCTGAGCAAAGTAGGAAATTTGATATACAATCTGCGTAAAGAAAAAGGTATGACACAAAAACAAATGGCTAACATAATGAACATCAGTGATAAAACTATAAGCAAATGGGAACGCGGACTTGGCTGCCCTGACGTATCGCTATTACCGGAATTGTCATCCCTTTTGGGTGTAAATATTGAAAAAATACTTTTGGGTGAATTAAACCCCAATGAGCAATTTGGAGGTAACATGAAAAATCTAAAATTTTATGTATGTCCCGAATGCATTAACATTATTACCAGCACAGGTACTGCTTCTATCTCATGCTGCGGAAGAAAACTTGAAGAATTAGAACCTGTAAAAGTTGACGAAAATCATGCCCTTAGTGTGGAAAACAGTGAATATGAATGGTTTATCACAACCAATCACCCTATGACAAAGGATCACTATATTTCCTTTGTAGCATATGTAACCGGTGATAAATTGCTAATGGCAAAACAGTATCCTGAATGGCCAGTTCAATTATATTTCCAGAAGTTTGGCCATGGTATTCTTTATATCTATTGCACCAAGCACGGCTTATCCTATCAACTTATATAG
- a CDS encoding AAA family ATPase codes for MDIIQVQKICRTIIDEVEKVFVTSDRMLLNKVLCGFLSGGHILFEDNPGLGKTLLVKVLAKVTGCEWKRIQFTPDLMPSDILGTKIWKSNSSTFELEKGPIFTNFLLADEINRAMPKTQSALLEAMEERQVSIEGTTYPLKPPFIVMATQNPIEMEGTYPLPEAQMDRFIMKLSLGYLDSLEKECEVLKRRIEWKKDDPTNDIHPVITMDELIMLQQEAEKVFVDDNILMYITEIVRNTRTNPNVRLGASPRGALALLKLSRASALISGRDYVVPDDVKFIAVEALAHRIILHVEHIMEGRLPTAVIKSIISKIDVPKSYTRENSGGLI; via the coding sequence ATGGATATTATACAGGTGCAAAAAATTTGCAGGACTATAATTGATGAGGTTGAAAAAGTATTTGTTACCAGCGATCGAATGCTGCTCAATAAAGTTCTTTGCGGATTTTTGTCGGGAGGACATATATTGTTTGAAGACAACCCGGGGCTAGGCAAGACTTTGCTTGTAAAAGTCCTGGCCAAGGTTACGGGATGTGAATGGAAAAGAATACAGTTCACACCCGATTTAATGCCTTCAGATATATTGGGGACAAAGATATGGAAGAGCAATTCTTCTACCTTTGAACTTGAAAAGGGACCAATATTTACAAACTTTTTACTGGCTGATGAAATAAACAGGGCGATGCCCAAAACACAATCAGCACTGTTGGAAGCAATGGAGGAAAGACAGGTTTCAATAGAGGGTACAACTTATCCTCTAAAACCGCCTTTTATTGTAATGGCTACCCAGAACCCGATTGAAATGGAGGGTACTTATCCTTTGCCCGAAGCTCAAATGGACAGGTTTATTATGAAACTTTCATTAGGCTATCTTGACAGCTTAGAAAAGGAATGTGAAGTACTGAAGCGACGTATTGAGTGGAAAAAGGATGACCCGACCAATGACATTCATCCCGTGATTACTATGGATGAACTTATAATGCTTCAGCAAGAAGCGGAAAAGGTATTTGTAGACGACAATATATTGATGTATATAACAGAAATTGTGAGGAATACAAGAACTAATCCTAATGTCCGGCTTGGGGCAAGCCCTAGGGGAGCTTTGGCACTTTTAAAACTATCCCGAGCCAGTGCTCTAATATCGGGGAGAGATTATGTTGTTCCGGATGATGTCAAGTTTATAGCTGTAGAGGCATTGGCCCACCGTATAATTCTTCATGTGGAACATATTATGGAAGGCCGACTTCCTACTGCTGTTATAAAAAGTATTATCAGTAAAATTGATGTTCCTAAAAGTTATACCAGGGAAAATTCAGGAGGATTAATATAA
- a CDS encoding DUF58 domain-containing protein — MPGYIFKLGAIFLGLILAAFLLANNILIAVSIIPLCLMAAGYFVEVPKEIRVKKTISKNRARVGELLSISLDVSVESGIGPVIICDVINGSFELVEGSNFHVVWKGFSPKTFKINYKVRCNASGTYSLEETKWRTKHPVCNYSENGVCHNNISVQIVPRLLELHKIRGLAAKSRVPMPQGALSTLGMTTHEFKEVRLYYPGDPFKSINWKVTSRNLFRGKVYPVVNEFEREGKKSVYIFLDTSPTMNFGTKSRNVIEYSIEAVNAFADYYLAQNCIVSLISFGSKKIVVPAGSGKMQYHRILRELMRIRDNTDDRKTVKKKVTSLAEIIYSNREHFVGVRPLFIVITRFCGSNSEALKKAVEDMSKYTVRNGNLPSIMMVNIIGYEMRIKKDIEKQAANLIESFMNIMSKELRNRCIWIDWNPARESLTSALLKQVVTAR; from the coding sequence ATGCCCGGCTATATTTTTAAATTGGGTGCAATCTTTTTGGGATTGATACTTGCAGCATTTTTATTGGCAAATAATATACTTATAGCTGTTTCCATAATACCTTTGTGCCTTATGGCTGCTGGTTATTTTGTTGAGGTACCAAAAGAAATTAGGGTTAAAAAAACTATATCTAAAAATAGGGCAAGGGTTGGAGAACTTTTAAGCATAAGTCTCGATGTTTCGGTTGAATCAGGGATTGGTCCGGTAATTATCTGTGATGTTATAAACGGAAGCTTTGAACTGGTCGAAGGCAGTAATTTTCATGTAGTATGGAAAGGTTTTTCTCCAAAAACATTTAAAATAAACTATAAAGTAAGGTGCAATGCTTCGGGGACCTATTCATTAGAGGAAACCAAGTGGAGGACTAAACATCCGGTATGTAATTATTCGGAAAATGGAGTATGTCATAATAATATATCGGTGCAAATAGTTCCAAGGCTTTTAGAACTTCATAAAATAAGAGGTTTGGCGGCAAAAAGCAGAGTACCAATGCCGCAGGGAGCTTTATCCACACTGGGTATGACAACTCACGAATTTAAAGAGGTGAGACTGTATTACCCCGGAGACCCTTTTAAATCTATTAATTGGAAGGTTACTTCGAGAAACCTTTTCAGGGGAAAAGTTTATCCTGTTGTGAATGAGTTTGAGAGAGAAGGTAAAAAATCGGTTTATATTTTTCTTGACACTTCTCCAACAATGAATTTCGGTACTAAATCCAGAAATGTAATTGAGTATTCCATCGAAGCAGTAAATGCTTTTGCTGACTATTATTTAGCTCAAAATTGCATAGTATCCCTTATTTCCTTTGGAAGCAAGAAAATTGTCGTGCCTGCGGGTTCGGGAAAAATGCAATACCATAGAATATTGAGGGAATTGATGAGAATTAGAGATAATACCGATGATAGAAAAACTGTAAAAAAGAAAGTAACTTCTTTAGCGGAAATTATATACTCAAACCGTGAGCATTTTGTAGGTGTAAGACCGTTGTTTATTGTAATAACCAGGTTTTGCGGAAGCAACAGCGAAGCCTTGAAAAAGGCAGTTGAAGATATGTCCAAGTATACTGTCAGGAATGGTAATTTACCGAGTATAATGATGGTTAATATTATAGGTTATGAGATGAGAATAAAAAAAGATATCGAAAAACAGGCTGCAAACTTAATTGAATCCTTTATGAATATTATGTCCAAAGAACTGAGAAACCGCTGTATATGGATTGACTGGAATCCCGCAAGGGAAAGTCTCACAAGTGCGCTTTTAAAACAGGTGGTGACAGCAAGATGA
- a CDS encoding rhomboid family intramembrane serine protease, whose product MIKRFHYNSPVILTYTILSFIVLLLGEFTNFYSTRLLFSVYRSSLSDVFFYFRLFGHVLGHADWNHYLNNFLIILIIGPMLEEKYGSKNLLVMMAITAVMTGLLNILLFSSALLGASGIVFMFILLGSFANIRKGKIPITLVLVIIVYLGNEVADALLKQDNVSQLTHIAGGIFGCIFGFTRQRGRSV is encoded by the coding sequence ATGATTAAGCGTTTTCACTATAACTCGCCGGTTATACTGACTTATACTATATTATCTTTTATTGTTTTGCTGCTTGGCGAATTTACGAATTTCTATTCAACCCGTCTTCTGTTTTCGGTTTATAGAAGCAGCCTTAGCGATGTTTTTTTCTATTTCAGATTGTTTGGACATGTGCTGGGGCATGCTGATTGGAACCATTATTTGAATAATTTTCTCATTATACTGATAATCGGACCAATGCTTGAAGAAAAGTATGGTTCAAAAAATTTGCTTGTAATGATGGCGATTACTGCAGTTATGACAGGATTATTGAATATTCTGCTGTTTTCTTCAGCATTGCTTGGGGCAAGCGGTATTGTATTTATGTTTATTTTATTAGGTTCCTTTGCCAACATTAGAAAAGGAAAAATTCCTATAACACTTGTTCTGGTTATTATCGTTTACCTTGGAAATGAAGTGGCTGATGCTTTATTAAAGCAGGACAATGTTTCGCAGCTTACCCACATAGCCGGGGGCATTTTTGGATGCATTTTCGGTTTTACTCGCCAGAGAGGAAGAAGTGTATAG